From Argopecten irradians isolate NY chromosome 2, Ai_NY, whole genome shotgun sequence, the proteins below share one genomic window:
- the LOC138314824 gene encoding uncharacterized protein isoform X2 has protein sequence MDILDISPVDGITNRLRFIASNANMNSAVIYEITDTTGDTTFLKFVARVKHVKSVRFSVLADDDTETPVSEIEVEDSDLDYVLVDVDLKSATGSRLKVVLYPTTGYSKSELQVINIDYCANRVSSSTSSTTPTETTTTTPPSTTTGSTTEKTTPTTTTPPTSTPTTPTPTPTTTTTTTPPSTTPTTTTSTTTTPTPTSTTTPPTSTTTTTTTTTTPPTTTPTTTPPTTTPTKTTTTPTTTPTTTPTTTPPTTTPTTTPPTTTPTTHTNYTNYYTNNNTNHYTTNNNTKYYINNNTNYYINNNLYDNYTVNNDFYTAYNINYNRMCHRLCLRL, from the exons ATGGACATTTTGGACATTAGCCCAGTTGATGGAATTACTAACAGACTTAGATTTATAGCAAGCAATGCCAATATGAACTCGGCGGTTATCTACGAAATAACCGATACGACAGGCGATACAACATTCCTGAAATTCGTCGCAAGAGTAAAACATGTAAAGAGTGTTCGATTCTCTGTATTAGCGGACGACGACACCGAGACACCAGTCAGTGAAATTGAG GTTGAAGACTCGGATTTAGATTACGTGCTTGTAGACGTGGATTTAAAGAGTGCAACAGGTTCAAGGTTAAAGGTCGTCCTATATCCAACGACAGGATATTCTAAAAGCGAACTCCAAGTCATCAACATAGATTACTGTGCCAACAGAG TTTCCTCATCGACGTCGTCCACAACACCaacagaaacaacaacaacGACACCACCGTCAACAACAACAG GTTCAACTACGGAAAAAACAACGCCAACAACAACTACACCACCAACGTCAACGCCAACAACGCCAACGCCAAcgccaacaacaacaacaacaactacaccACCATCAACTACACCAACGACAACAACATCGACAACAACTACACCTACACCAACATCGACAACGACACCACCAACATCGACAACAACAACGACAACAACAACTACCacaccaccaacaacaacaccaaccactacaccaccaacaacaacaccaacta aaacaactacaacaccaactactacaccaacaacaacaccaaccactacaccaccaacaacaacaccaactactacaccaccaacaacaacaccaactaCACACACCAACTACACCAACTACTacaccaacaacaacaccaaccactacaccaccaacaacaacaccaagtactacatcaacaacaacaccaactaCTACATCAACAACAACCTCTACGACAATTACACCGTCAACAACGACTTCTACACCGCCTACAACATCAACTACAACAG AATGTGTCATCGATTATGTCTCCGATTATAA
- the LOC138314824 gene encoding uncharacterized protein isoform X1 yields the protein MDILDISPVDGITNRLRFIASNANMNSAVIYEITDTTGDTTFLKFVARVKHVKSVRFSVLADDDTETPVSEIEVEDSDLDYVLVDVDLKSATGSRLKVVLYPTTGYSKSELQVINIDYCANRVAISTSTTFPSSTATQTTTVSSSTSSTTPTETTTTTPPSTTTGSTTEKTTPTTTTPPTSTPTTPTPTPTTTTTTTPPSTTPTTTTSTTTTPTPTSTTTPPTSTTTTTTTTTTPPTTTPTTTPPTTTPTKTTTTPTTTPTTTPTTTPPTTTPTTTPPTTTPTTHTNYTNYYTNNNTNHYTTNNNTKYYINNNTNYYINNNLYDNYTVNNDFYTAYNINYNRMCHRLCLRL from the exons ATGGACATTTTGGACATTAGCCCAGTTGATGGAATTACTAACAGACTTAGATTTATAGCAAGCAATGCCAATATGAACTCGGCGGTTATCTACGAAATAACCGATACGACAGGCGATACAACATTCCTGAAATTCGTCGCAAGAGTAAAACATGTAAAGAGTGTTCGATTCTCTGTATTAGCGGACGACGACACCGAGACACCAGTCAGTGAAATTGAG GTTGAAGACTCGGATTTAGATTACGTGCTTGTAGACGTGGATTTAAAGAGTGCAACAGGTTCAAGGTTAAAGGTCGTCCTATATCCAACGACAGGATATTCTAAAAGCGAACTCCAAGTCATCAACATAGATTACTGTGCCAACAGAG TTGCCATATCGACATCGACTACATTTCCATCGTCAACAGCAACTCAAACGACAACAG TTTCCTCATCGACGTCGTCCACAACACCaacagaaacaacaacaacGACACCACCGTCAACAACAACAG GTTCAACTACGGAAAAAACAACGCCAACAACAACTACACCACCAACGTCAACGCCAACAACGCCAACGCCAAcgccaacaacaacaacaacaactacaccACCATCAACTACACCAACGACAACAACATCGACAACAACTACACCTACACCAACATCGACAACGACACCACCAACATCGACAACAACAACGACAACAACAACTACCacaccaccaacaacaacaccaaccactacaccaccaacaacaacaccaacta aaacaactacaacaccaactactacaccaacaacaacaccaaccactacaccaccaacaacaacaccaactactacaccaccaacaacaacaccaactaCACACACCAACTACACCAACTACTacaccaacaacaacaccaaccactacaccaccaacaacaacaccaagtactacatcaacaacaacaccaactaCTACATCAACAACAACCTCTACGACAATTACACCGTCAACAACGACTTCTACACCGCCTACAACATCAACTACAACAG AATGTGTCATCGATTATGTCTCCGATTATAA